In the genome of Lacerta agilis isolate rLacAgi1 chromosome 2, rLacAgi1.pri, whole genome shotgun sequence, one region contains:
- the CLIC1 gene encoding chloride intracellular channel protein 1 — translation MAEEQPQVELFVKAGSDGAKIGNCPFSQRLFMVLWLKGVTFNVTTVDTKRRTETVQKLCPGGQLPFLMYGTEVHTDTNKIEEFLEEVLCPPKYPKLAARNPESNTAGLDVFAKFSAYIKNSNPGQNSNLEKGLLKALKVLDIYLTTPLPEEVDENSAEDEGQSRRKFLDGDELTLADCNLLPKLHIVKVVCKKYRDFTIPEAFLGIHRYLKNAYAREEFASTCPDDEEIELAYELVAKALK, via the exons GCTGGCAGCGATGGAGCCAAGATCGGGAACTGCCCCTTCTCCCAGCGACTCTTCATGGTCCTTTGGCTCAAGGGCGTGACCTTCAACGTCACCACAGTGGACACCAAGAG GAGGACTGAGACGGTGCAGAAACTCTGCCCCGGAGGTCAGCTCCCGTTCCTGATGTACGGGACCGAGGTTCATACAGACACTAACAAGATTGAAGAGTTCCTTGAGGAGGTCCTTTGCCCTCCCAA GTACCCCAAGCTGGCTGCCCGTAACCCCGAGTCCAACACGGCTGGCCTTGACGTCTTTGCCAAGTTCTCTGCCTATATCAAGAACTCGAACCCGGGGCAGAACTCCA ATCTTGAGAAAGGTTTGCTGAAAGCGTTGAAGGTGCTGGATATTTATTTGACAACGCCGCTACCGGAGGAGGTGGACGAGAATAGTGCCGAGGACGAGGGTCAGTCCCGCCGCAAATTCCTTGATGGGGATGAGCTCACGTTGGCCGACTGCAATCTTCTGCCCAAGCTCCACATCGTCAAG GTGGTGTGCAAGAAGTACCGCGACTTTACCATCCCCGAGGCGTTCCTTGGCATCCACCGCTATCTCAAGAATGCTTACGCCCGTGAGGAGTTTGCCAGCACCTGCCCAGACGACGAAGAGATTGAATTAGCTTATGAGCTGGTTGCCAAAGCTTTGAAATAA